Proteins from a single region of Candidatus Methylomirabilis sp.:
- a CDS encoding pilus assembly protein PilP: MEEGAEGIDYSSLKVAGIVWGRQAYFALVETADGLGHILRVNDPLGKTGKVRQITPEGVVIEVRAKDFSGRLQTRTITLEMKKEEKQ; encoded by the coding sequence GTGGAGGAGGGAGCAGAGGGGATCGACTACAGCAGCCTCAAGGTGGCGGGGATCGTGTGGGGGCGGCAAGCCTATTTTGCTCTGGTGGAAACGGCCGACGGGCTTGGTCACATCCTCCGCGTGAATGACCCCCTGGGCAAGACGGGCAAGGTCCGACAGATCACCCCCGAGGGGGTGGTGATCGAGGTCCGGGCCAAGGACTTCTCGGGCCGCTTGCAGACCCGGACCATCACGCTGGAGATGAAGAAGGAGGAGAAGCAATGA